One Pseudomonas tolaasii NCPPB 2192 genomic window carries:
- a CDS encoding chemotaxis protein CheW codes for MTESQTAFELLLDIDRRCRLLAADLPSQEARLQRWSGIGFRLGPHLYVAPMGEVAEVLHEPRCTVMPGVKPWVKGVANLRGRLLPVMDLGGFLGLELSRVRKQRRVLVVEFDDLFVGLLVDEVVGMQHFAQDALLTSNTPGVPFIQGRFDGDPLWQVFSPFALAQAPGFMDVAA; via the coding sequence ATGACCGAGTCGCAAACTGCCTTCGAGCTGCTGCTGGACATCGACCGCCGCTGCCGCCTGCTGGCCGCCGACCTGCCGTCCCAGGAAGCCCGCCTGCAACGCTGGAGCGGCATCGGCTTTCGCCTGGGGCCGCATCTGTATGTGGCGCCCATGGGCGAAGTCGCCGAGGTGTTGCACGAGCCGCGTTGCACCGTGATGCCGGGCGTCAAACCCTGGGTCAAGGGCGTGGCCAACCTGCGCGGGCGCTTGCTGCCGGTGATGGACCTGGGCGGTTTTCTCGGCCTTGAACTGTCACGCGTGCGCAAGCAACGGCGGGTGCTGGTGGTGGAATTCGACGACCTGTTTGTCGGGCTGCTGGTGGATGAGGTGGTAGGCATGCAGCATTTTGCACAAGACGCATTGTTGACGAGCAACACCCCCGGCGTGCCGTTTATCCAGGGCCGGTTCGACGGCGACCCGCTGTGGCAGGTCTTCAGCCCCTTCGCTCTGGCCCAGGCCCCGGGCTTCATGGACGTTGCCGCATGA
- the pilH gene encoding twitching motility response regulator PilH codes for MARVLIVDDSPTEMYKLTGMLEKHGHQVLKAENGADGVALARQELPDAVLMDIVMPGLNGFQATRQLSKEPETNGIPIIIITTKDQETDKIWGARQGAKDYLTKPVDEDTLIATLNKVLAG; via the coding sequence GACCGAAATGTACAAACTGACCGGCATGCTGGAAAAGCACGGCCACCAGGTTCTGAAAGCCGAAAACGGCGCGGACGGCGTGGCCCTGGCCCGCCAGGAACTGCCCGACGCCGTACTGATGGACATCGTGATGCCGGGCCTCAATGGCTTCCAGGCCACCCGCCAGCTGTCCAAGGAGCCGGAAACCAACGGCATTCCGATCATCATCATCACCACCAAAGACCAGGAAACCGACAAGATCTGGGGCGCGCGCCAGGGCGCCAAGGATTACCTGACCAAGCCGGTGGACGAAGACACCCTGATCGCCACCCTGAACAAGGTGCTGGCCGGCTGA